One window from the genome of Podospora pseudocomata strain CBS 415.72m chromosome 6, whole genome shotgun sequence encodes:
- a CDS encoding hypothetical protein (EggNog:ENOG503P1X0): MPNGIAKTAFCAHRSFSSISLFASAPLSFSHHLPIAPFPLPSPPGPEIPDTSKKELTSCVQHTLSAHKLPPCRIQTTWRTVALIARELGRWLGREGVEEDELRFFLAKTQALAMPNRDERVLRFFSAVTTTRRQSTVVPFAVQPFGSMGKYLASDPLQQWISSTICCLFRYHDQRYIKSFLSFFLILSAQKGGEVPPRQYKINSMPEKLRLDPVVSKVVESTWLHVGNAGLLGNDNECPRLPDEFDWACTEGHDLDEYQLAILLSKISRLSSREIIIQSKHILTNLVLWLSWHYAGRLRVVVSGRIVYDRVLGPEEGTVECRVAVFCAEEPKKCSFFERDRDEKDPRDHSIRVFESIAGSLHLLFKNDYSSFASPRGGVFVRQPLYEWPHRYPKQEKKIKNITWVAARELLTWFLGLPVVKDHIPRFRCPSFSLELFSATKDNSHA; the protein is encoded by the exons ATGCCTAACGGCATCGCTAAGACTGCATTCTGCGCTCACCGGTCGTTCTCCTCCatttctctttttgcctctgctcccctctctttctcccatcatctcccgattgctcctttccccctcccttccccccccgGACCTGAAATCCCCGATACCAGCAAAAAAGAGCTCACCTCTTGCGTTCAACACACGCTATCTGCCCATAAGCTTCCACCATGTCGAATTCAAACAACATGGA GAACCGTGGCATTGATTGCCCGGGAGCTGGGCCGTTGGCtagggagagagggggttgaggaagatgaactTCGTTTCTTTCTTGCCAAAACCCAGGCGCTGGCGATGCCCAACCGCGATGAGAGGGTTCTGAGATTCTTCAGTGCGGTTACCACGACCCGTCGGCAGTCGACGGTAGTGCCCTTTGCTGTGCAGCCGTTCGGATCCATGGGAAAATACCTCGCCAGCGATCCTTTGCAACAGTGGATCTCGTCCACCATCTGCTGCCTATTCCGGTACCATGACCAACGCTATATCAAGtctttcctctctttctttctgatcCTCAGCGCACAAAAGGGCGGTGAGGTGCCGCCTAGGCAATACAAGATCAACTCGATGCCGGAGAAGCTCCGATTAGACCCCGTCGTCAGTAAGGTGGTCGAATCCACGTGGCTTCACGTTGGTAACGCAGGGCTGCTCGGCAACGATAATGAATGCCCGCGTCTCCCCGACGAATTTGACTGGGCTTGTACCGAGGGCCATGACCTCGACGAGTATCAGCTTGCTATCCTTCTTTCCAAGATCTCCCGGTTGTCTTCACGGGAAATTATCATTCAGAGCAAGCATATCTTGACCAACCTTGTTTTGTGGTTGTCGTGGCACTATGCAGGACGCCTCCGTGTTGTTGTCAGTGGCAGGATCGTCTATGACCGTGTACTGGGTCCGGAGGAGGGAACTGTGGAATGTCGTGTGGCCGTATTTTGCGCGGAGGAACCAAAAAAGTGCTCGTTCTTCGAGAGAGATCGAGACGAGAAGGACCCTCGCGACCACAGCATCCGCGTGTTTGAGAGCATCGCAGGCAGCCTACATCTATTATTCAAAAACGACTATTCCAGCTTTGCATCCCCCCGCGGAGGAGTCTTTGTTCGCCAGCCTCTTTACGAGTGGCCGCATCGTTACCCgaaacaagagaaaaaaatcAAGAACATTACCTGGGTGGCCGCGCGAGAACTTTTGACATGGTTTTTGGGGCTGCCGGTTGTGAAAGACCACATTCCTCGTTTTAGATGCCCTTCATTCAGCCTTGAGCTATTCAGCGCCACAAAGGACAACTCTCACGCCTGA
- a CDS encoding hypothetical protein (EggNog:ENOG503NY7M; COG:S), producing MAVGQLPKSSSDPEISSTRPARPKFHHRCTNDRIREGSGTPPLFFSMTGKIRKDRKSVFREVGLDTEEPSGPYFSEHEFGEITGLASPTSTHRPDTAQGNTSDDGKDDTEQRQPRDELDEAESPTSPSQKPWYSRLTPGRRPRVRTASSAPPPSVSSFTRLSTIALLIAVVIPAFSYYKGAEEVAPLAGADAGVIYYRDMKPGPILETRADSPTKACKRWAHQTAQLNGTLYIYGGQASNTPDQTYDNWNNNLLVLDLTRSWDITSPSLRGLPQPSGPPAVSLGYLWNDYNNLYLYGGQFSDKPVADVPPLSIWRYSIKSQSWDEFKNPKTTAGNYSTDAGIPLERAAEGAGISVPELGLSWYFGGHLDSHTTPGWSIHVPRLYLKSLLEFTHPGYVNDGLKIDGAGSEGAFRNITEGGLQVQDAFSERGDAALVFVPGWGERGILIGLAGGRVGGDLIDDLRTLDVFDIETSEWYHQETTGEAPRVRVNLCAVVASAPDASSFQIYVYGGQDLEETQTQYNDMYILSIPAFTWIKAPSFSSSSTAPKARAGHTCNLRDGQIIVLGGYTGASTPCESPGIWVFNASSLTWSSRFNSLDHPPDISPENSVLGASYGYTVPDSVAEVIGGSPSGGATVSQPLVGKPTAGPFATGKPPIWTLPGSTATVTAWGPDATSTVPPGSDPQSPDSNNSNNNNAESRKGGLIAAGVIAALAGLAALYLGYCAWLYRRQVKAYRSHLAVANRYSGPAGASTGTFSGLAAFFGGGRKGSKKSNKSGSNHGTVVTEKERYYPSNRMSTSTTDSLFATSSGAGGVEPRTMFDDDDGAHHDLGVPQRPGQWWRDQEGGQGSSQTAVNTTASGPSGASPGHHIQDEEVGMGKKVERRGSTSGESASSTERLLEGQEPSFFSVVMKPRRALRVVNGLEGEVTSA from the exons ATGGCCGTCGGCCAACTACCGAAGAGCTCTTCGGACCCTGAAATATCCTCGACCCGCCCCGCCAGGCCCAAGTTCCACCACAGATGCACCAATGATCGAATTCGCGAAGGCTCAGGAACGCCGCCGTTATTCTTCTCCATGACGGGAAAGATTCGAAAAGATCGCAAGTCGGTGTTTAGGGAGGTTGGCTTGGACACGGAGGAGCCCAGCGGTCCCTATTTCAGCGAGCACGAGTTTGGAGAAATCACGGGACTCGCCTCACCAACAAGCACACATCGACCAGACACCGCGCAGGGAAATACGAGTGACGATGGGAAGGACGATACTGAACAGCGGCAACCACGAGACGAGCTAGACGAAGCCGagtcaccaacatcaccatcacagaAGCCGTGGTACTCGAGGTTGACGCCCGGTCGACGGCCGAGAGTGAGGACAGCATCAAGTGCGCCGCCTCCCAGCGTTTCTAGCTTCACACGACTTTCCACGATTGCACTGCTTATTGCTGTGGTAATTCCTGCGTTTAGTTATTACAAGggtgctgaggaggttgcgCCGCTTGCTGGTGCCGACGCCGGCGTGATCTACTATCGAGATATGAAGCCCGGGCCGATACTCGAGACGAGGGCTGACAGCCCAACCAAAGCGTGCAAGCGATGGGCTCATCAGA CCGCCCAGCTGAACGGGACTCTGTACATCTACGGCGGCCAGGCATCGAATACGCCCGACCAGACGTATGACAACTGGA acaacaacctcctcgtcctcgacctgACCCGCAGCTGGgacatcacctccccctccctccgcgGCCTCCCCCAGCCCTCCGGTCCCCCCGCAGTATCCCTAGGCTACCTCTGGAACGACTACAACAACCTCTACCTCTACGGCGGGCAATTCTCAGACAAACCGGTCGCAGACGTCCCTCCGCTTTCCATCTGGCGCTACTCGATCAAGTCCCAGTCCTGGGACGAGTTCAAAAACCCAAAGACAACCGCGGGGAATTATTCCACCGACGCTGGCATCCCCCTTGAGCGCGCCGCCGAAGGAGCTGGTATCTCTGTGCCTgagttggggttgagttggTATTTTGGTGGACATCTAGAcagccacaccacacctGGATGGTCGATACATGTGCCGAGGTTGTACCTGAAGAGTTTGTTGGAGTTTACCCACCCGGGATATGTGAATGACGGGTTGAAGATTGATGGGGCGGGGAGTGAGGGTGCGTTTAGGAATATTACCGAGGGAGGGTTGCAGGTGCAGGATGCCTTCTCGGAACGGGGAGATGCGGCGCTGGTGTTTGTGCCAGgctggggagagagggggataTTGATTGGTTTGGCGGGAgggagagtgggaggggACCTGATTGATGATTTGAGGACGCTGGATGTTTTTGACATCGAGACGTCGGAGTGGTATCATCAGGAGACGACTGGGGAGgcgccgagggtgagggtgaatCTTTGTGCGGTCGTGGCGAGCGCGCCGGATGCGAGTAGCTTTCAGATCTATGTGTATGGTGGTCAAGATCTTGAG GAAACACAAACCCAGTACAACGACATGTacatcctctccatccccgccTTCACCTGGATCAAAGCCCCCtcgttctcctcctcctccaccgcgcCCAAAGCCCGCGCCGGCCACACCTGCAACCTCCGCGACGGCCAAATCATTGTTCTGGGAGGCTACACCGGCGCCTCCACCCCATGCGAATCCCCTGGCATCTGGGtcttcaacgcctcctccctcacctggTCTTCCCGCTTCAACTCCCTCGATCACCCCCCGGACATCTCCCCCGAGAACTCCGTTTTAGGCGCCTCCTACGGGTACACCGTCCCCGATTCCGTAGCAGAAGTAATCGGCGGCTCCCCCTCCGGCGGCGCAACAGTCTCCCAACCCCTAGTCGGTAAACCCACCGCCGGTCCCTTCGCCACCGGCAAACCCCCCATCTGGACACTCCCAGGTAGCACAGCAACCGTAACCGCCTGGGGCCCCGACgcaacctccaccgtcccccccGGCTCCGACCCCCAATCTcccgacagcaacaacagcaacaataACAATGCCGAATCCCGAAAAGGAGGCCTCATCGCAGCAGGCGTCATCGCCGCGCTGGCCGGGCTAGCAGCCCTCTACCTAGGCTACTGCGCCTGGCTGTACCGCCGCCAGGTAAAAGCCTACCGCTCCCACCTCGCCGTCGCAAACCGCTACTCCGGTCCGGCAGGAGCCTCAACCGGCACCTTTTCCGGCCTGGCGGCCTTCTTCGGCGGCGggagaaaaggaagcaaAAAGTCCAACAAGAGCGGCAGCAACCACGGAACGGTCGTCACGGAAAAAGAGCGGTACTACCCCTCCAATCGGATGTCTACTTCCACGACGGACTCACTTTTTGCGACGTCGTCCGGCGCGGGGGGGGTGGAGCCAAGAACAATgtttgacgacgacgacggcgcccACCACGATCTTGGGGTGCCACAGCGGCCGGGGCAGTGGTGGAGAGATCAGGAGGGTGGTCAAGGGAGTAGCCAGACTGCGGTCAATACTACTGCTTCTGGACCTTCGGGGGCGTCACCTGGTCATCATATtcaggacgaggaggttgggatgggcAAAAAGGTTGAACGAAGGGGGAGTACGAGCGGGGAAAGCGCCAGTTCGACGGAGCGTTTGCTCGAGGGGCAGGAGCCGAGCTTCTTCAGCGTGGtgatgaagccgaggagggcgttgagggtggtgaatgggttggagggcgaggttaCGAGCGCTTGA
- a CDS encoding hypothetical protein (EggNog:ENOG503P7G1), whose translation MSKAKGWQAVSKTISSLVPPIHQPLPLSKRDSQRLLDALKTSFRSELDRQHGPSPNPLSGPKASTTLTSASASSAEKPDVPHRPTDVHLHSILNNPLLSQASSPRRTSGIGSPYDHDKEVFQQAVAKGLMTIPRAHGFLLKIFKTAEKNTLSQSPLYVPLQGTGAGLLVLQWLKASGQHNTYSWLSNQKFSVLLLRFMIAEGLDDMVWIWLERVMKQASSVNTMHSRICSDLLIKHFIAAHTCTEGLRDAYSSVIQVESMLKKNELPLNQLGDAWSLVAWNSTVASWKHAKAPVSLFEPFVAMSIELERRLHERAHLDLYHPTDPSAELALQYFREDDSFVKRLLSQWDPAAAPKMPPYVQRVMALGIDAANHLMSADRVREANTILDCISGIQNRIQEIVGGGSGELKPAV comes from the coding sequence ATGTCCAAAGCAAAGGGGTGGCAGGCCGTCTCCAAGACGATATCTAGCTTGGTGCCCCCAATCCATCAACCGCTGCCCCTCAGCAAACGCGATTCCCAGCGCCTCCTCGATGCCCTCAAAACCTCCTTTCGCAGCGAGTTGGACAGGCAGCATGGCCCTTCACCTAACCCCCTATCCGGCCCGAAAGCATCAACAACCCTGACTTCAGCTTCTGCCTCCTCAGCTGAGAAGCCCGACGTTCCCCACCGACCTACCGATGTCCATCTGCactccatcctcaacaacccttTGCTCAGCCAAGCGTCATCACCACGTCGAACATCGGGGATAGGCTCGCCATACGACCATGACAAGGAGGTCTTTCAACAAGCTGTGGCAAAGGGCCTCATGACAATTCCACGAGCCCACGGATTCCTCCTCAAAATCTTCAAGACAGCCGAGAAGAACACATTAAGCCAATCACCACTCTATGTACCATTACAAGGCACCGGCGCCGGtcttctcgtcctccaaTGGCTCAAGGCTTCCGGACAACACAACACCTATTCCTGGCTTAGCAACCAAAAGTTCAGCGTCCTGTTGCTACGCTTCATGATTGCCGAGGGTCTTGACGACATGGTGTGGATCTGGCTGGAGAGAGTGATGAAGCAAGCATCATCTGTCAACACCATGCACTCGAGAATATGCTCCGACCTTCTTATCAAGCACTTTATTGCTGCTCACACCTGTACCGAAGGACTCCGAGACGCCTATTCTTCCGTCATCCAGGTAGAGTCTATGCTCAAGAAGAACGAGCTCCCATTGAACCAACTGGGTGATGCTTGGAGTTTAGTAGCATGGAACAGCACCGTTGCTTCATGGAAGCATGCCAAGGCACCTGTCAGTCTCTTTGAGCCCTTCGTGGCCATGAGCATCGAGCTGGAACGTCGCTTGCACGAGAGGGCTCATCTTGACTTGTACCACCCAACAGATCCGTCCGCAGAGCTGGCGCTGCAGTACTTCCGCGAAGACGACTCTTTTGTCAAGCGGTTACTGTCGCAGTGGGATCCAGCAGCTGCGCCAAAGATGCCACCTTATGTACAAAGGGTTATGGCTTTGGGCATCGATGCTGCCAACCATCTCATGAGTGCTGACCGGGTAAGGGAAGCAAATACTATCTTGGACTGCATCAGTGGTATCCAGAATAGGATCCAAGAGattgttggcggtggcagTGGGGAGCTGAAGCCGGCGGTTTAA
- the DEF1 gene encoding RNAPII degradation factor (EggNog:ENOG503NVE6; COG:S), with the protein MSEVQSRPSAPRGRGSARGGRGGFSTRGGGRTAARSAGTNGTTQHDTESSSPALEDEGEISELRKLYGQHIVNIKNIVSDWTDADILYALRETDGDPDEAAFKILDGTFSKWNEVSKPVKTKAKNDTFTTTTADSGAAGGLRNARGGRVEGGRGRGRATERGGRGGGRGKSIHPSTNGPRVKENQPLSVPTEESNEWDTSAPTAESNEWTESTPAESAPAPATVEPTPAAAPAKPSTDAPKTWASMLRQSTTPKPAPKPKEVPAPPPAEPTPVIEPLPPAPAEPEVVPEPEIAAPVEEKEEPVPEPVQEEQPAVVVPVIEPVIPVVPVVPAVAIPEVALSPSKDALTDENLDKVPGTTEPPATETARSEAADSWDPRAAGSATATPLSASQQQHQAERTPSSGFAATATKATTRTPAFPRRVLDQLEAVRMPGNRAEVERTTVQFGAFSLNGGIEDDIDGDREEPETRPQPPQDSPVAQPRASLPPVQPPAAPEGFPTPTQKPVSQVPTGSAGMASQTSPAVLSWLLADTNLAAAPAAVPAITPVAAPAPQPAAQHNQQQYGRFGQQTAAQEHSSFPPSKPFDSFGQQQPAAASTQSQFEGGFQGQTQPAAQTQNQQQAFSSAPNDYPSYYTSGDQRGFYGGYNYNQQQGSQDGPSSQAQRFGGYGTTQTDNISQYPQSGAQHGQSRFGSGSAPSAETPTTTAPATSASSALPQAGQTSQTQHGQQPQPDQYPYHPYSNSPYYGGYMGGYGQYGQGGYAPYGKGNVGYQPNQYGVASQGPYGYSNPSAGFGQSALHRETGGAAAGAGAGLGDYGRAGSQSAQQQSGFGGMHDAFSRGASGYQSQAASFNAPGTQPGAVPSAVDDIKSFGDAKGAAGPSPSLGVAARPGSAANNGPSQSGLPPPQSAQQTNLGGMGQYGYPGHMQQGHAGLHGSHTAAGGYGMSATGGQSQQSSYGYGNQGFGGGYYGGNSQPRGWGNNYHH; encoded by the exons ATGTCTGAGGTACAGAGCAGGCCATCTGCCCCGCGCGGCAGGGGCTCCGCCCGCGGCGGTCGCGGCGGCTTCTCAActcggggaggaggtcgcACCGCTGCCCGTTCTGCTGGTACTAATGGCACCACGCAACACGACACAGAATCTTCTTCGCCAGCCCTGGAGGACGAGGGCGAGATTAGCGAACTCCGCAAGCTCTACGGCCAGCACATTGTCAACATCAAGAACATCGTGTCCGACTGGACCGATGCTGATATCCTCTACGCTCTCCGCGAGACGGACGGCGACCCGGATGAGGCTGCCTTCAAGATTCTGGACG GCACTTTCTCCAAGTGGAACGAGGTCTCGAAGCCCGTGAAGACCAAGGCTAAGAATGACACATTCACCACAACGACTGCCGATTCTGGCGCTGCCGGCGGCCTACGGAACGCAAGAGGTGGCCGTGTCGAAGGTGGCCGTGGTCGTGGCAGAGCGACCGAGCGCGGCGGTCGTGGAGGCGGTCGCGGAAAGTCGATCCACCCTTCGACCAACGGTCCCCGTGTCAAGGAGAACCAGCCTCTCTCTGTCCCAACTGAGGAATCTAACGAATGGGATACCTCTGCCCCGACTGCCGAATCTAACGAATGGACCGAGTCCACCCCCGCCGAatctgctcctgctcccgccACCGTTGAACCTACCCCTGCCGCTGCCCCCGCAAAGCCCTCTACCGATGCCCCAAAGACATGGGCCAGCATGTTGAGACAGTCGACCACTCCTAAGCCTGCCCCTAAGCCCAAGGAAGTacctgctccccctcccgccgaACCTACTCCCGTCATTGAGCCACTTCCCCCCGCTCCCGCCGAGCCCGAGGTCGTACCCGAGCCCGAGATTGCTGCGCCAgttgaagagaaggaagagccAGTTCCCGAACCTGTCCAGGAGGAGCAGCCCGCTGTTGTTGTTCCTGTCATTGAGCCAGTCATTCCTGTTGTTCCCGTCGTACCCGCTGTTGCCATTCCCGAAGTTGCCTTGTCACCTTCCAAGGACGCGCTTACGGATGAGAACCTCGACAAGGTCCCTGGCACAACCGAGCCCCCAGCGACCGAGACCGCGAGAAGTGAAGCTGCCGACTCTTGGGATCCCAGAGCCGCTGGCAGCGCTACAGCAACTCCCTTGTCTGCttcccagcaacagcaccaggCCGAGCGCACTCCCAGCAGTGGCTTCGCCGCGACTGCGACCAAGGCGACAACTCGCACCCCAGCTTTCCCCCGTCGTGTTTTGGATCAGCTCGAGGCCGTTCGCATGCCCGGCAACCGTGCCGAGGTCGAACGTACTACTGTCCAGTTTGGTGCTTTCAGCCTGAATGGTGGCATTGAGGACGACATTGATGGCGATCGTGAGGAGCCCGAGACCCGTCCCCAGCCCCCCCAGGATTCTCCTGTTGCCCAACCCAGAGCTTCGCTTCCCCCTGTTCAGCCCCCAGCGGCTCCAGAGGGCTTCCCTACCCCTACCCAGAAGCCTGTTTCCCAGGTTCCAACAGGTTCTGCTGGTATGGCTTCTCAGACTTCCCCTGCTGTCTTGTCTTGGTTACTTGCTGACACAAATCTAGCCGCTGCTCCTGCCGCGGTCCCTGCCATCACCCCAGTTGCCGCCCCAG CTCCCCAGCCGGCCGCGCAACACAACCAGCAGCAGTATGGTCGCTTTGGCCAGCAGACTGCCGCTCAAGAGCACagctccttccctccctcgaAGCCTTTCGATTCGTTcggtcagcagcagcctgccGCTGCCTCCACTCAATCGCAGTTCGAGGGCGGCTTCCAAGGGCAGACGCAGCCTGCTGCCCAAACCCAGAACCAGCAGCAAGCGTTTAGCTCTGCTCCCAACGATTATCCTTCTTACTACACATCCGGCGACCAAAGAGGTTTCTATGGTGGCTATAATTACAACCAACAGCAGGGCTCTCAGGACGGCCCCTCTTCGCAAGCCCAGCGTTTCGGTGGATATGGCACCACCCAGACTGATAACATCAGCCAGTACCCCCAGAGCGGTGCCCAACACGGCCAATCCCGCTTCGGTTCTGGCTCCGCTCCCTCTGCGGAAACACCAACCACTACGGCTCCTGCTACGTCGGCGTCGTCGGCTCTTCCCCAGGCCGGCCAGACTAGCCAGACTCAACATGGTCAGCAGCCTCAGCCCGATCAATATCCCTACCACCCTTACTCCAACAGCCCTTACTATGGTGGGTACATGGGCGGATATGGACAGTACGGTCAGGGCGGCTATGCTCCCTACGGCAAGGGCAATGTGGGATATCAGCCCAACCAATACGGTGTTGCGTCGCAGGGACCTTATGGCTACTCCAACCCTAGCGCTGGCTTTGGCCAGTCTGCTCTTCACCGGGAGACCGGTGGCGCTGCTGCGGGCGCTGGTGCTGGTCTTGGCGATTACGGTCGTGCGGGATCTCAGTCGGCTCAGCAGCAATCTGGATTTGGTGGCATGCATGATGCCTTCAGCCGCGGTGCTTCTGGCTACCAGTCCCAGGCTGCGTCGTTCAACGCTCCCGGCACTCAGCCCGGCGCTGTCCCCTCTGCTGTCGACGACATTAAGTCCTTCGGAGATGCCAAGGGCGCTGCCGGACCCAGCCCCTCTCTCGGCGTCGCTGCCCGACCCGGCTCCGCGGCGAACAACGGCCCATCTCAGTCTGGGCTTCCTCCCCCGCAATCTGCCCAGCAGACCAACCTGGGCGGTATGGGTCAATACGGCTATCCCGGTCACATGCAGCAGGGCCATGCTGGCCTCCACGGCAGCCACACGGCCGCTGGTGGCTACGGCATGAGCGCGACTGGCGGACAGAGCCAGCAGAGCTCGTACGGCTATGGTAACCAGGGCTTCGGCGGCGGTTACTACGGCGGAAACTCTCAGCCCCGTGGTTGGGGTAACAACTACCACCACTAA